One Micromonospora sp. WMMD812 genomic window carries:
- a CDS encoding FkbM family methyltransferase, with protein MDARTGAIEGLKADPATVSLRRSLEVYYGDPAREAAMDAFYARFVRTGDLVFDVGAHVGDRVGSFRRLGARVVAVEPQAPCTRALRAIYAADDAVTVVEAVCGAREGRLSFNVNSANPTISTASSEFIRAADGAAGWAHERWDARIEVASVTLDGLIAEHGVPAFVKIDVEGFEDAVLAGLSRPLAALSFEFTTIERAVAERCLRRVTALGFHAFNLALGDEMGLAFAQWMSAPRMAAHLRSLPHEANSGDVYCRSRSHLRR; from the coding sequence ATGGATGCCCGAACCGGCGCGATCGAGGGGCTGAAGGCGGATCCGGCCACCGTCTCGCTCCGCCGCTCGCTCGAGGTCTACTACGGCGACCCGGCGCGCGAGGCGGCCATGGACGCGTTCTACGCACGATTCGTCCGGACCGGCGACCTCGTCTTCGACGTCGGCGCCCACGTGGGCGACCGGGTCGGCAGCTTCCGGCGGCTCGGCGCCCGCGTGGTCGCCGTGGAGCCGCAGGCTCCCTGCACCCGGGCCCTGCGGGCCATCTACGCCGCGGACGACGCGGTGACGGTGGTGGAGGCGGTGTGTGGCGCCCGGGAGGGACGGCTCTCGTTCAACGTCAACTCCGCCAATCCCACGATCTCCACGGCGTCGTCCGAATTCATCCGCGCCGCGGACGGTGCGGCCGGGTGGGCGCACGAGCGGTGGGACGCGCGGATCGAGGTCGCGTCCGTCACGCTCGACGGGCTCATCGCCGAGCACGGCGTGCCCGCCTTCGTGAAGATCGACGTCGAGGGCTTCGAGGACGCGGTGCTGGCGGGTCTGTCCCGCCCGCTGGCCGCCCTCTCCTTCGAGTTCACCACGATCGAGCGCGCGGTGGCCGAGCGGTGTCTGCGTCGCGTCACCGCCCTCGGGTTCCACGCCTTCAACCTGGCGCTCGGCGACGAGATGGGGTTGGCCTTCGCGCAGTGGATGTCCGCACCGCGCATGGCGGCGCACCTGCGGTCCCTGCCGCACGAGGCCAACTCCGGCGACGTCTACTGCCGATCGCGGTCCCATTTGCGGCGCTGA
- a CDS encoding adenylyl cyclase → MRQSLGVRRLRRALILGLALTTAVSTTSTAATAGPPRHGAPDFGPNVTVFDPGMPVSEIQATLDATHARQVGNEMGTERYAYLFKPGSYGTPEQPLQIKVGYYTEVAGLGASPTDVQINGKIEVYNRCLQDGGTSNCLALVNFWRTLSNLSLTINAAGQDGCRSSANFWAVSQAVSMRRLNVTGGGLSLMDYCTAGPQYASGGFIADSRLPATTNGSQQQWLTRNSEVASWSNAVWNQVFAGVVGAPDDAGFPAPPYTTLDTTPLSREKPYLYVDGKGRYNVRVPAVQRNSRGVSWANGITPGRSIPIDDFFVAKPSDSVRHINSQLARGKHLLLTPGVYDIARSIEVKRANTVVLGLGHATLTAMNGAVPLEVADVPGVVVAGVTIDAGLRESPVLLRVGDKHGRDHSTPANPTTLSDVYFRVGGPHIGRTNIALEVNSDHVLIDHTWVWRGDHGVEGFTEGVNGDTDRWRTNTGRYGAVINGDHVTATGLFVEHFQRYNTVWNGDDGTTILYQNELPYDPPTQADWMNGDVEGWAGYKVGDRVRRHTLHGGGVYVFNQNNPSIHTENGFEVPERPGVRLHHIMTVNLSAGTIDHVVNGVGEAADTTRVGAPVYLAEYPLP, encoded by the coding sequence ATGAGACAGTCCCTCGGCGTTCGGCGGCTCCGCCGGGCGCTCATTCTCGGTCTCGCGCTGACCACCGCGGTCAGCACCACGAGCACGGCCGCCACCGCCGGCCCGCCCCGGCACGGTGCCCCGGACTTCGGACCTAACGTGACCGTCTTCGATCCGGGCATGCCGGTCAGCGAGATCCAGGCGACCCTCGACGCCACGCACGCCCGGCAGGTCGGCAACGAGATGGGCACCGAGCGGTATGCGTACCTGTTCAAGCCGGGCAGCTACGGCACCCCCGAGCAGCCGCTGCAGATCAAGGTCGGCTACTACACGGAGGTCGCCGGCCTGGGCGCCTCGCCGACCGACGTCCAGATCAACGGCAAGATCGAGGTCTACAACCGCTGTCTCCAGGACGGCGGCACCAGCAACTGTCTCGCGCTGGTCAACTTCTGGCGCACCCTGTCCAACCTCTCGCTCACCATCAACGCGGCCGGGCAGGACGGCTGCCGGTCGTCGGCGAACTTCTGGGCGGTGTCCCAGGCCGTGTCGATGCGCCGTCTGAACGTCACCGGGGGTGGCCTGTCCCTCATGGACTACTGCACGGCCGGCCCGCAGTACGCCAGCGGCGGCTTCATCGCCGACTCGCGGCTGCCCGCCACCACCAACGGCTCCCAGCAGCAGTGGCTGACCCGCAACAGCGAGGTCGCCAGCTGGTCCAACGCGGTGTGGAACCAGGTCTTCGCGGGTGTCGTCGGCGCCCCGGACGACGCCGGCTTCCCCGCCCCCCCGTACACGACGCTCGACACCACCCCGCTCAGCCGGGAGAAGCCGTACCTGTACGTCGACGGGAAGGGCCGGTACAACGTCCGGGTGCCCGCCGTGCAGCGGAACAGCCGGGGCGTCTCCTGGGCGAACGGGATCACGCCGGGTCGCAGCATCCCGATCGACGACTTCTTCGTCGCGAAGCCGTCCGACTCGGTACGCCACATCAACAGCCAGCTCGCCCGCGGCAAGCACCTCCTGCTCACCCCCGGCGTCTACGACATCGCGCGCAGCATCGAGGTCAAGCGCGCCAACACCGTGGTCCTCGGCCTGGGCCACGCCACCCTCACGGCCATGAACGGCGCGGTACCGCTGGAGGTCGCCGACGTCCCCGGCGTGGTCGTGGCCGGCGTGACCATCGACGCCGGCCTGCGGGAATCGCCGGTCCTGCTCCGGGTCGGCGACAAGCACGGCCGCGACCACAGCACCCCGGCGAACCCGACGACCTTGTCCGACGTGTACTTCCGCGTCGGCGGCCCGCACATCGGCCGGACCAACATCGCGCTGGAGGTCAACAGCGACCACGTGCTCATCGACCACACCTGGGTCTGGCGCGGCGACCACGGCGTGGAGGGCTTCACGGAGGGCGTCAACGGCGACACCGACCGCTGGCGCACCAACACCGGCCGCTACGGCGCCGTCATCAACGGCGACCACGTGACGGCGACCGGCCTGTTCGTGGAGCACTTCCAGCGGTACAACACCGTGTGGAACGGCGACGACGGCACGACGATCCTCTACCAGAACGAGCTGCCGTACGACCCGCCGACGCAGGCCGACTGGATGAACGGCGACGTGGAGGGCTGGGCCGGCTACAAGGTGGGTGACCGGGTGCGCCGGCACACCCTCCACGGCGGCGGCGTGTACGTCTTCAATCAGAACAACCCGTCGATCCACACCGAGAACGGCTTCGAGGTCCCGGAGCGGCCGGGCGTGCGGCTGCACCACATCATGACCGTCAACCTCAGCGCCGGCACGATCGACCACGTGGTCAACGGCGTGGGCGAGGCGGCCGACACCACCCGGGTCGGCGCGCCGGTCTACCTCGCGGAGTATCCGCTCCCGTAA
- a CDS encoding M14 family zinc carboxypeptidase, translated as MAPSTRPFWTISSRRLASAAAITLLVGLTPVLGGAPAGARPPSSAPCSTNPTARLSTVPSPETALGFPLGIGQDRVVTNDEIRAYLGAVDTASDRVVTGVLGSSVLGRPLPYAVVSNERNVRPAALRKIADDVRDLRDPRRTSRREAARTAADSPAIVWVTGNVHGGEKSGADAALKTLYELAAGLSCAVAERNDNLVTIIVPTQNPDGRDASRRQNEFGFDLNRDWFARTQQETDSKLELMRRYPPQVFVDAHEMGGRQYFFPPNADPIHHEIAGEAVDWINRIGAANKAGFGYHGACDEVVTSECYFNYDTYDLFFMGYGDTVPAAGFGAAGMTFEKGSASAVADRVQQQFHTQWSTLGWAAANRYEVLTDYYRIWTDALAQGRAGALEPNEVVQPTNEVQFPVPDITIRSYFLLPHRQLADVRQLVERLRRMDVEVYEVQQPTRVRSAHVFGGRTASNVTVPKGAYWIPMDQPQKHWIQAIMGEDPYTPFPYFYDVSSWSNPLLMGVPTLYTGDDVRPRAQLVRRIEGGRTAPAWHRGSYGYPLDSAAAAELTFRLLGRGVPLVRDEGSGVARLAANRLTREVDELAESLGVTLTPGGPAAGTRLELPDVGLFQGTGISTTAGSHGEARYVLGERWGLDLTPVTTADINDNTATFTGRTVLLVPDGSSATGGLTAAGQANLRAWIAQGHTYVGLRNEGTRLARAAGLTSTTEKARPTGYQVIGSHLRVDVDHGSPVAAGRPAEDFEFNNNDPILNPSTTGTNVLRYPTGDTFWANGYTVGVDALRGTAAVVDEPTGDGRAVLFAFNPLFRAYNENGLHLVANALLAPAGAGPAGRGAPPTATAVDPARAAAAAAPVAENLGGEWRPITIEVANADLARTRTIVERFTGAARTSAAGGSAYLVIPNPEGLLADEHPFLGDLVRALRDARVPLRSVVA; from the coding sequence ATGGCCCCGTCGACCCGTCCGTTCTGGACAATTTCCTCCCGGCGGCTGGCGAGCGCCGCCGCGATCACGCTCCTGGTCGGCCTGACGCCCGTGCTGGGCGGTGCGCCGGCCGGAGCCCGGCCTCCCTCGTCCGCCCCCTGCAGCACCAATCCCACCGCCCGGCTGTCCACCGTGCCCAGCCCCGAGACCGCCCTCGGCTTCCCGCTCGGCATCGGCCAGGATCGCGTGGTGACCAACGACGAGATCCGCGCCTACCTCGGCGCCGTGGACACCGCCTCGGACCGGGTGGTCACCGGCGTGCTGGGGAGCAGCGTGCTCGGCCGGCCACTGCCGTACGCGGTGGTGTCGAACGAGCGCAACGTCCGACCGGCCGCGCTGCGGAAAATCGCCGACGACGTCCGGGACCTGCGGGATCCGCGCCGGACGAGCCGGAGGGAGGCGGCGCGGACGGCTGCCGACAGCCCCGCCATCGTCTGGGTGACCGGCAACGTCCACGGTGGCGAGAAGAGCGGCGCCGACGCGGCGCTCAAGACGTTGTACGAGCTGGCCGCGGGCCTGTCCTGCGCGGTCGCCGAGCGCAACGACAACCTGGTCACGATCATCGTCCCCACCCAGAACCCGGACGGCCGCGACGCCAGCCGCCGCCAGAACGAGTTCGGCTTCGACCTGAACCGCGACTGGTTCGCGCGCACCCAGCAGGAGACCGACAGCAAGCTGGAGCTCATGCGGCGGTACCCGCCGCAGGTCTTCGTCGACGCGCACGAGATGGGCGGGCGGCAGTACTTCTTCCCGCCCAACGCCGACCCGATCCACCACGAGATCGCCGGCGAGGCGGTCGACTGGATCAACCGGATCGGTGCGGCCAACAAGGCCGGCTTCGGCTACCACGGGGCCTGCGACGAGGTCGTCACCAGCGAATGCTACTTCAACTACGACACCTACGACCTGTTCTTCATGGGCTACGGCGACACGGTGCCGGCCGCCGGCTTCGGCGCCGCCGGCATGACCTTCGAGAAGGGCAGCGCGTCGGCCGTCGCCGACCGGGTCCAGCAGCAGTTCCACACCCAGTGGTCGACGCTCGGCTGGGCCGCCGCGAACAGGTACGAGGTGCTGACCGACTACTACCGGATCTGGACGGACGCGCTCGCCCAGGGCCGGGCCGGCGCGCTGGAGCCGAACGAGGTGGTGCAGCCCACCAACGAGGTCCAGTTTCCGGTGCCGGACATCACGATCCGGTCGTACTTCCTCCTGCCCCACCGCCAGTTGGCCGACGTACGGCAGTTGGTCGAGCGGCTGCGCCGGATGGACGTCGAGGTGTACGAGGTGCAGCAGCCGACCCGGGTGCGCAGCGCGCACGTTTTCGGCGGTCGCACCGCCAGCAACGTGACCGTGCCGAAGGGCGCGTACTGGATCCCGATGGACCAGCCGCAGAAGCACTGGATCCAGGCGATCATGGGCGAGGATCCGTACACCCCGTTCCCCTACTTCTACGACGTCTCGTCGTGGAGCAACCCCCTGCTGATGGGGGTGCCGACCCTCTACACCGGGGACGACGTCCGACCGAGGGCCCAGCTGGTCCGGCGGATCGAGGGCGGCCGGACCGCGCCGGCCTGGCACCGCGGCTCGTACGGCTACCCCCTCGATTCCGCCGCGGCGGCGGAGCTGACCTTCCGGCTGCTCGGCCGGGGCGTACCGCTGGTCCGGGACGAGGGCAGCGGCGTGGCCCGGCTGGCCGCGAACAGGCTGACCCGGGAGGTCGACGAGCTGGCCGAGTCACTCGGCGTGACCCTGACCCCGGGCGGGCCGGCCGCCGGCACCCGGCTCGAGCTGCCCGACGTGGGGCTGTTCCAGGGCACCGGCATCTCCACCACCGCCGGATCCCACGGTGAGGCCCGGTACGTGCTCGGCGAGCGGTGGGGGCTGGACCTCACCCCGGTGACCACCGCCGACATCAACGACAACACCGCGACGTTCACCGGGCGTACGGTGCTGCTCGTGCCGGACGGCAGCAGCGCGACCGGCGGGCTCACCGCCGCCGGGCAGGCCAACCTGCGGGCCTGGATCGCCCAGGGACACACGTACGTCGGGCTGCGCAACGAGGGCACCCGGCTCGCCCGGGCCGCCGGGCTCACCTCGACCACCGAGAAGGCGAGGCCGACCGGCTACCAGGTGATCGGCTCGCACCTGCGGGTCGACGTCGACCACGGCAGCCCGGTCGCGGCGGGCCGGCCGGCCGAGGACTTCGAGTTCAACAACAACGATCCGATCCTGAACCCGAGCACCACCGGGACGAACGTGCTCCGGTACCCGACCGGGGACACGTTCTGGGCCAACGGCTACACCGTCGGCGTGGACGCGCTGCGCGGGACGGCGGCGGTGGTCGACGAGCCGACCGGCGACGGCCGGGCGGTGCTGTTCGCGTTCAATCCGCTGTTCCGGGCGTACAACGAGAACGGGCTGCACCTGGTGGCCAACGCGCTGCTCGCGCCGGCGGGCGCCGGCCCGGCCGGCCGCGGCGCGCCGCCGACCGCGACGGCGGTGGATCCGGCGCGGGCCGCCGCGGCCGCCGCGCCGGTCGCGGAGAACCTCGGCGGTGAGTGGCGGCCGATCACGATCGAGGTGGCGAACGCCGACCTGGCCCGGACCCGGACGATCGTCGAGCGGTTCACCGGCGCGGCCCGGACGTCCGCGGCGGGCGGCTCGGCCTACCTGGTGATCCCGAACCCGGAGGGCCTCCTGGCCGACGAGCACCCGTTCCTGGGTGACCTCGTCCGCGCCCTGCGGGACGCCCGGGTGCCGCTGCGGTCGGTGGTCGCCTGA
- a CDS encoding helix-turn-helix domain-containing protein — MAGKIRLEDRECPLSATLGVVGEWWTLLILHDAFDGYTRFDQFQENLKISSSILTSRLRTLTANGLLERRRYQTHPDRYEYVLTELGRSLRPVIVALAAWGNSRLEPGQRSMILVDRETGIEVEPVVVDRATGRQLDPENFVFAAGPAAGEIMRARYAGVLPERSTPEQGEGN; from the coding sequence ATGGCTGGCAAGATCCGCCTGGAGGACCGCGAGTGCCCGCTCTCCGCCACGCTCGGCGTGGTCGGCGAGTGGTGGACCCTTCTGATCCTTCACGACGCGTTCGACGGGTACACCCGGTTCGACCAGTTCCAGGAGAACCTGAAGATCTCCTCCAGCATCCTGACCAGCCGGCTCCGGACGCTCACCGCCAACGGCCTGCTCGAGCGTCGCCGCTACCAGACCCACCCCGACCGCTACGAGTACGTCCTCACCGAACTGGGCCGCAGCCTCCGTCCGGTGATCGTGGCGCTGGCCGCGTGGGGCAACTCCCGACTGGAGCCCGGTCAGCGCAGCATGATCCTCGTAGATCGGGAGACCGGCATCGAGGTCGAGCCGGTCGTGGTGGATCGAGCCACCGGACGGCAACTGGACCCGGAGAACTTCGTCTTCGCCGCCGGCCCCGCGGCGGGCGAGATCATGCGCGCCCGCTACGCGGGCGTGCTGCCCGAGCGGTCGACGCCGGAGCAGGGCGAGGGAAATTAG
- a CDS encoding PEP/pyruvate-binding domain-containing protein, with the protein MRVITLSELAGGMNDLVGGKAAGLGELVRLGERVPDGFCVTTAAHQSGVLPEAEIAAAYRRLGGGPVAVRSSATAEDLPDASFAGMQDTFLNVSGEADLLSAIEKCWHSLHTDRAIAYRDAHEIDHRRVRMAVVVQRMVEPAVAGVLFTANPVTGRRTEMVVEAAVGLGTAVVDGTGDVTRYVLDGTPPVGRGPLTAAQLDELRRAGERLQHHRGGPQDVEWAYDHDGVLWLLQSRPITTLFPLPPPTDDPEPRVYVEFGHVQGMLRPVTPMGMSTLKSLIAAMLASIGLRVEITDIGGRLYGDLTEPVRDRSARKRLVKLMAVDFGPRAQAVVEHVLADPRFAPRPGRRGDRKGGGPSARTAVRALTGVTRALARPEAARARLFAEIRRLELDSAAPAALDTAADRLRFVQAQDTSASPDDLVWPIVAGMLAATLPGHLLKGVASRDEIDTVLGGMPHNVTIEMDLALWRLADQAGAHRELLLTTPPQDLADRYRRGTLPDVGLAAFLDRYGHRAVAEVDLGVPRWAEDPEPVFAMIANYLRVTDPEQAPDRRFARAAATAETALGDLVARARRRRPVRGRIAGFLLRRARALAGLREAGKFGGLYRLREMRRQLLLIGAELTDAGLLARPDDVMFLTLEEVAAAVGEGVDHRPTVTARQAVHQRELRRRTVPVAVLSDGTDLEAVLPRSSGAAGVLRGVGAAAGVATGPARVVRDPATARLEPGEILVAPTTDPGWTPLFLTAAGLVTETGAVMAHGPTVAREYGIPAVISVPDATRAIRTGDIVTVDAAAGTVTVA; encoded by the coding sequence ATGCGTGTGATCACGTTGTCCGAGCTGGCCGGCGGGATGAACGACCTGGTCGGCGGCAAGGCGGCCGGGCTGGGGGAGTTGGTCCGACTCGGCGAGCGGGTGCCCGACGGCTTCTGCGTCACCACGGCCGCGCACCAGTCGGGCGTGCTGCCCGAGGCGGAGATCGCGGCGGCGTACCGGCGACTCGGCGGCGGACCCGTGGCGGTCCGGTCCAGCGCGACCGCCGAGGACCTGCCCGACGCGAGCTTCGCCGGCATGCAGGACACGTTCCTGAACGTGAGCGGGGAGGCGGACCTGCTGTCGGCGATCGAGAAGTGCTGGCACTCGTTGCACACCGACCGCGCGATCGCCTACCGCGACGCCCACGAGATCGACCACCGCAGGGTGCGGATGGCCGTGGTGGTGCAGCGCATGGTCGAGCCCGCGGTGGCCGGGGTGCTGTTCACCGCCAACCCGGTCACCGGCCGCCGGACCGAGATGGTGGTGGAGGCCGCCGTCGGCCTGGGCACGGCCGTGGTGGACGGCACCGGCGACGTCACCCGGTACGTCCTCGACGGCACCCCACCAGTGGGCCGGGGCCCGCTGACCGCCGCCCAACTCGACGAGCTGCGGCGGGCGGGCGAGCGGCTCCAGCACCACCGGGGCGGGCCGCAGGACGTCGAGTGGGCGTACGACCACGACGGAGTGCTCTGGCTCCTGCAGTCGCGGCCGATCACCACCCTCTTCCCCCTCCCGCCGCCCACCGACGATCCCGAGCCGCGCGTCTACGTGGAGTTCGGTCACGTGCAGGGCATGCTGCGGCCGGTCACCCCGATGGGCATGTCCACCCTGAAGTCGCTGATCGCGGCGATGCTGGCCAGCATCGGGCTTCGCGTCGAGATCACCGACATCGGCGGTCGGCTGTACGGCGACCTGACCGAGCCGGTGCGCGACCGCTCCGCGCGCAAGCGCCTGGTCAAGCTGATGGCGGTCGACTTCGGTCCGCGCGCCCAGGCAGTGGTGGAGCACGTGCTCGCCGACCCCCGCTTCGCGCCGCGACCCGGCCGCCGAGGCGACCGCAAGGGCGGCGGACCGAGCGCCCGGACGGCCGTGCGGGCGCTGACCGGGGTCACCCGGGCGCTGGCCCGGCCGGAGGCCGCCCGCGCCCGCCTGTTCGCGGAGATCCGGCGGCTGGAGCTCGACTCGGCCGCGCCGGCCGCACTCGACACCGCCGCCGACCGGCTGCGGTTCGTCCAGGCGCAGGACACGTCGGCGAGCCCCGACGACCTCGTCTGGCCGATCGTCGCCGGCATGTTGGCGGCGACGCTGCCGGGCCATCTGCTCAAGGGTGTGGCCAGCCGCGACGAGATCGACACGGTGCTCGGCGGGATGCCGCACAACGTCACCATCGAGATGGACCTGGCGCTGTGGCGGCTCGCCGACCAGGCCGGGGCCCACCGCGAGCTGCTGCTGACCACGCCGCCACAGGACCTCGCCGACCGGTACCGGCGCGGGACGCTGCCGGACGTCGGGCTCGCCGCGTTCCTCGACCGGTACGGCCACCGGGCCGTCGCCGAGGTCGACCTCGGGGTGCCCCGTTGGGCCGAGGATCCGGAGCCGGTCTTCGCGATGATCGCCAACTACCTGCGGGTCACCGACCCCGAGCAGGCCCCCGACCGGCGCTTCGCCCGTGCCGCGGCCACCGCCGAGACCGCCCTCGGGGACCTTGTCGCCCGGGCCCGCCGCCGCCGGCCCGTCCGTGGCCGGATCGCCGGATTCCTGCTGCGCCGGGCACGGGCGCTGGCCGGCCTGCGTGAGGCCGGCAAGTTCGGCGGCCTCTACCGGCTGCGCGAGATGCGCCGGCAACTGCTGCTCATCGGCGCCGAACTGACCGACGCCGGCCTGCTGGCCCGGCCGGACGACGTCATGTTCCTGACCCTCGAGGAGGTGGCGGCCGCCGTCGGGGAGGGCGTCGACCACCGGCCGACCGTCACCGCACGCCAGGCGGTGCACCAGCGGGAGCTGCGCCGGCGCACGGTCCCGGTGGCCGTCCTGTCCGACGGCACCGATCTGGAGGCGGTCCTACCCAGGTCGTCCGGGGCGGCCGGGGTCCTCCGTGGCGTCGGCGCCGCGGCCGGCGTGGCGACCGGTCCGGCGCGCGTCGTCCGCGACCCGGCCACCGCACGGCTGGAGCCCGGCGAGATCCTGGTCGCGCCCACCACGGATCCCGGCTGGACGCCGCTGTTCCTCACCGCCGCCGGGCTGGTCACCGAGACCGGCGCCGTCATGGCGCACGGCCCGACGGTGGCCCGGGAGTACGGCATCCCGGCCGTCATCTCCGTCCCCGACGCCACCCGGGCGATCCGCACCGGTGACATCGTCACCGTCGACGCCGCGGCCGGCACGGTGACGGTGGCCTGA
- a CDS encoding nuclear transport factor 2 family protein, with the protein MTTAPETIRRYFELAGQPDKDAYFALFADDAVVEDEGKTYRGIQEIRAWRGEVPLVSYEITDVQDTPEGTVVTATITGDFPGSPFAGLRFRFEGYDGGRIRRLRIAP; encoded by the coding sequence ATGACCACCGCACCCGAGACCATCCGCCGCTACTTCGAACTGGCCGGCCAGCCCGACAAGGACGCCTACTTCGCCCTCTTCGCCGACGACGCCGTCGTGGAGGACGAGGGGAAGACCTACCGGGGCATCCAGGAGATCCGCGCCTGGCGCGGCGAGGTGCCGCTGGTCTCGTACGAGATCACTGACGTGCAGGACACCCCGGAGGGCACGGTGGTGACCGCCACCATCACCGGCGACTTTCCCGGCAGCCCCTTCGCGGGGCTGCGGTTCCGGTTCGAGGGGTACGACGGGGGCCGGATCCGGCGCCTGCGCATCGCCCCCTGA